The proteins below are encoded in one region of Sulfolobus sp. A20:
- a CDS encoding enoyl-CoA hydratase/isomerase family protein, producing MIKVEIDKENKIGKIFIDRQEKMNAITVSMRREIGEKLLELDKNQDVRVIIVKGLGGKAFSSGGDVSEFLSLTPETLLDWGDDLTTSWKISKPVIASIDGYAFGAGLELALSCDIRVATPKSEFAFPEIRLGMVPASGGLTRIIKTLGISRATYMLLLGKRINADLALQWGIVHEVVEPEKLDERTYEIAKDLASLSPLAVKALKKVIYEIADSPFYAGFDIERKTFGLLRYSEDFREGVDSFLNKRKPKFNGK from the coding sequence TTGATAAAGGTTGAGATTGATAAAGAGAATAAGATAGGCAAGATATTTATAGATAGACAAGAGAAGATGAATGCCATAACAGTCAGTATGAGGAGAGAGATAGGAGAGAAGTTATTGGAACTCGATAAAAATCAAGATGTTAGGGTTATAATAGTAAAGGGCTTAGGAGGAAAAGCCTTTAGTTCCGGTGGGGACGTTAGTGAGTTCCTCTCTCTTACTCCAGAAACGTTATTGGATTGGGGTGATGATTTGACAACTTCGTGGAAGATTTCAAAACCAGTAATTGCCTCAATAGATGGTTACGCTTTCGGCGCTGGTCTGGAATTAGCCTTATCGTGTGACATTCGAGTAGCTACTCCTAAGAGTGAGTTCGCCTTTCCTGAGATAAGGTTAGGTATGGTCCCAGCGAGTGGTGGTTTAACGAGGATAATCAAGACTTTAGGAATATCTAGAGCGACTTACATGTTATTACTTGGTAAGAGAATTAATGCAGACTTAGCTTTGCAGTGGGGTATAGTACATGAAGTAGTTGAGCCAGAGAAACTAGATGAGAGGACATATGAAATAGCTAAGGACTTAGCGAGTTTATCTCCTTTAGCCGTTAAGGCTTTAAAGAAGGTTATATATGAGATAGCTGACTCACCATTTTACGCTGGTTTCGACATAGAGAGAAAGACCTTCGGGTTATTGAGATATAGTGAGGACTTTAGAGAGGGAGTAGATTCATTCCTAAATAAGAGGAAACCAAAGTTTAATGGTAAGTAG
- a CDS encoding helix-turn-helix domain-containing protein codes for MRNFTNFPLKFVRVIVIHENCWSRYYSNEDLVRIINITPYPEKNILRVFATVSEKGYKEISKLKFEERIKDIFNVYRYGDKIFIDLARDYDNSVFSVISHNNGILLNTMKYNGMEIWNLLLYEYKINKVLRELDEVADIRNVTIKDDLPQNSLKDDELKILSLAYEMGYFDYPRKVKSKELAEMLGIRESTLIYHLRKIEKKMVESLLRRHETV; via the coding sequence GTGAGGAACTTCACAAATTTCCCTTTAAAATTTGTTAGAGTTATTGTAATTCATGAGAATTGTTGGAGCAGATACTATTCAAATGAGGACTTAGTGAGGATAATAAACATAACTCCCTATCCTGAAAAAAACATTCTAAGAGTGTTTGCAACAGTGTCGGAAAAGGGATATAAAGAGATAAGTAAGTTAAAATTTGAAGAGAGAATAAAGGACATCTTCAACGTTTATAGATATGGAGATAAAATATTCATAGACTTAGCTAGGGATTATGATAACTCAGTATTTTCAGTGATTTCACACAATAACGGCATTTTATTGAATACTATGAAGTATAATGGGATGGAGATTTGGAATTTGCTATTATACGAGTATAAGATAAACAAGGTTTTAAGGGAATTAGATGAGGTTGCAGATATTAGAAATGTGACTATAAAGGACGACTTGCCCCAAAACTCTTTAAAAGATGATGAATTAAAGATACTTTCATTAGCGTATGAAATGGGTTACTTTGATTATCCCAGAAAGGTCAAGTCTAAGGAGTTAGCTGAAATGTTAGGGATTAGAGAATCAACATTAATCTATCATTTAAGAAAAATCGAGAAGAAAATGGTAGAGAGCCTACTGAGGAGACATGAAACGGTGTAA
- a CDS encoding APC family permease, with protein sequence MSGQQEVPKLKKGVVGTLEALSQEIAAMAPACDTVAFITSAAAAAFVLTPLAFLLAMVVMYLEVNTLYHLAKRHASAGGYYGYVATAFGPRAAMVVGLMYPMYQIVSTAAIPIYVAGIVLPGILYYFWKIVLPAWVWIPFIAVFILVPIGLAMVGIRPQMKYIRYAALTEVAFLALTSLIVILKAPDNTINLFNPFAWNKVYGSQFEPLGGPLGALGLGMIFGITSFIGYGGSAPLGEEAKHSKYIRRALMMGVFIVGAVLTEVAYALTVGWGVNNMLSFANSGIPGVIVYTEYMGIAGGLLLALFAFNSAFSDSVAMQSNAGRVYFAMGRDGVLPRFFAYVHKKFVTPTKALAFVGLASTVIAVITGFVVGYFSGVSPSQMFTQPATSTQIINALENAFSLLTTMALVGLVVAHITMNTSVSILFHRLKERHFGLNKLIHPIQHYVFPTIATGIFAYVLYTSIWPPVFPYTQAVIASAVYLAFSIAYSLWVWKKKPQIRNKIGKTVNIVEEERQQGIAE encoded by the coding sequence ATGAGTGGTCAACAAGAGGTTCCAAAGCTCAAAAAAGGCGTTGTTGGTACCTTAGAGGCCCTAAGCCAAGAGATAGCAGCAATGGCACCAGCGTGTGATACAGTGGCGTTCATAACGTCAGCTGCTGCAGCAGCATTTGTGTTAACTCCACTGGCGTTTCTATTGGCTATGGTGGTGATGTACCTAGAAGTGAACACGCTCTACCACTTAGCTAAGAGACATGCAAGTGCGGGGGGCTACTACGGTTACGTTGCTACTGCGTTTGGTCCAAGGGCTGCCATGGTAGTTGGTCTGATGTATCCGATGTATCAGATAGTCAGTACTGCGGCAATTCCCATTTACGTTGCAGGAATAGTTTTGCCTGGAATTCTCTACTACTTCTGGAAGATAGTTCTACCAGCGTGGGTGTGGATACCCTTTATTGCAGTTTTCATATTAGTACCAATAGGGTTAGCTATGGTAGGGATAAGGCCTCAAATGAAGTACATTAGATATGCAGCCCTCACTGAGGTAGCTTTCCTAGCCTTGACCAGCTTAATAGTGATCTTAAAGGCCCCCGACAACACCATCAATCTCTTCAACCCGTTTGCGTGGAACAAGGTCTACGGAAGCCAGTTTGAACCACTTGGAGGACCTCTGGGAGCCCTAGGTCTAGGCATGATTTTTGGAATAACCAGCTTCATAGGCTATGGAGGCTCAGCTCCTTTGGGAGAAGAGGCTAAGCACTCTAAGTACATAAGGAGGGCATTAATGATGGGAGTATTCATTGTCGGGGCAGTACTGACAGAAGTGGCATATGCTCTAACTGTAGGATGGGGAGTGAATAACATGCTGAGCTTTGCTAACAGTGGTATTCCCGGCGTTATAGTGTATACAGAGTACATGGGAATCGCTGGAGGTCTTCTGTTGGCCCTCTTTGCTTTCAACTCAGCCTTCTCAGACAGCGTTGCAATGCAGTCAAACGCAGGTAGGGTTTACTTTGCCATGGGTAGGGATGGGGTACTTCCTAGGTTCTTTGCATATGTTCATAAAAAGTTCGTGACCCCTACAAAGGCTCTAGCATTCGTTGGATTAGCTTCAACGGTCATTGCGGTCATAACTGGCTTCGTTGTGGGTTACTTCTCTGGCGTTAGTCCTAGTCAAATGTTCACTCAACCGGCAACTTCGACACAGATAATAAACGCCTTGGAAAACGCCTTTAGCTTATTGACCACAATGGCTTTAGTTGGACTGGTAGTTGCTCATATAACCATGAATACCTCGGTGTCAATACTGTTCCACAGACTTAAGGAGAGACACTTTGGCTTAAACAAGTTGATCCACCCAATTCAGCACTACGTCTTCCCTACCATAGCCACTGGCATCTTCGCCTACGTGCTTTACACTAGTATATGGCCTCCAGTTTTCCCATATACCCAAGCAGTAATTGCAAGTGCGGTATACTTAGCGTTTTCAATAGCTTACTCGCTATGGGTGTGGAAGAAGAAGCCTCAAATAAGGAACAAAATAGGAAAGACGGTAAACATCGTAGAGGAGGAAAGGCAACAAGGAATTGCAGAGTAG
- a CDS encoding AMP-binding protein: MVEVIRDKKIVLKPNLDNYDEIYKSFSWDKIRKEINYIGNVNPAELAVSKKEGYGLLWVSEEGETKRYTFKDLEKKASIFKDVLTGHGVNKGDRVVLMSKRVPSLYFSLLGIAMAGGVIVPIFSTFGEEAIRYRVENSNARVALVHESLVDRFKNINVKVVKISDEGIEGESSKSDVNYERRPIDDPFLILYTSGTTGKPKGIWHSQDILTFYYVSGKYHFDMHSQDTFWHTGDPAWVAGFAGVWTAWVNNIPLVSYEGKFNAERWYSIIQEFKVSVISTAPTAIRLLKKEGLDLAKKYDLSSVRFIHAGGEYVSPDVVKFGLDIFGVPVHDGYGQTETATYVIANFISLPIKIGSMGKPLPGVKALIVDENGIPLPPNSQGILALDPNFPAMAEGIWGDEERWKRNFKNGYYLTGDVAYMDEDGYFWYVGRADDVVKVSGYRVSPVEIEGILSTHPAVAESAVIAVEDEVRGYKIKAFVVLKKDIKPSEELKKEIMDYVKRKLASHMVPREIEFVSELPHTLSGKIMRRVLKAIETNSQIGDVSTLENPEVVKKKDK, encoded by the coding sequence ATGGTAGAAGTAATTAGAGATAAGAAAATTGTGTTGAAGCCAAATTTAGATAATTACGATGAAATATATAAGAGCTTTAGTTGGGACAAGATAAGAAAAGAAATAAATTACATTGGAAACGTGAATCCGGCTGAACTAGCAGTCAGTAAAAAAGAAGGCTATGGCTTACTTTGGGTAAGTGAAGAAGGGGAAACTAAAAGATATACTTTCAAAGATTTAGAGAAGAAGGCTTCAATATTCAAAGATGTTTTAACGGGACACGGTGTGAATAAGGGAGATAGGGTAGTATTAATGTCTAAAAGGGTACCCAGCTTATACTTCTCCTTATTAGGCATAGCTATGGCGGGAGGAGTTATAGTCCCTATATTTTCCACATTTGGAGAGGAAGCAATAAGATATAGAGTAGAGAATAGTAATGCTAGAGTTGCATTAGTTCATGAGTCCTTAGTTGATAGGTTCAAGAACATAAATGTGAAAGTGGTAAAGATAAGCGATGAAGGTATAGAAGGAGAATCAAGTAAGAGTGATGTAAATTATGAGAGAAGACCTATTGATGATCCTTTCTTAATCCTTTATACATCTGGCACTACTGGTAAGCCTAAGGGAATATGGCATTCTCAAGATATACTTACGTTTTACTATGTTTCTGGTAAGTATCACTTCGACATGCATTCTCAAGACACTTTCTGGCATACTGGGGATCCTGCTTGGGTAGCTGGATTTGCCGGTGTTTGGACAGCCTGGGTTAACAATATTCCATTAGTCTCATACGAAGGCAAGTTTAATGCTGAGAGATGGTACTCAATAATTCAAGAGTTTAAAGTCTCAGTGATCTCAACTGCTCCTACTGCAATAAGACTTCTTAAGAAGGAAGGCTTAGATTTGGCTAAAAAATATGATCTGTCCTCTGTAAGGTTTATTCACGCTGGGGGAGAATACGTAAGTCCTGATGTAGTGAAATTTGGCTTAGATATTTTTGGCGTTCCCGTTCACGATGGTTACGGACAAACTGAAACAGCTACTTACGTTATTGCCAATTTCATTTCATTGCCTATAAAGATAGGGTCTATGGGAAAGCCATTACCGGGGGTGAAAGCTTTAATAGTTGACGAAAATGGAATCCCACTACCTCCTAATAGTCAAGGTATATTAGCTTTAGATCCAAACTTCCCAGCTATGGCTGAAGGAATTTGGGGAGATGAGGAGAGATGGAAACGTAATTTCAAGAACGGATATTACTTAACCGGAGATGTAGCGTATATGGATGAAGATGGTTATTTCTGGTATGTTGGTAGAGCTGATGACGTGGTTAAAGTATCAGGTTATAGAGTTAGCCCAGTAGAAATTGAGGGTATTTTATCTACTCATCCAGCAGTAGCTGAATCTGCTGTAATAGCTGTTGAAGATGAGGTAAGAGGTTACAAGATTAAAGCATTCGTCGTCCTGAAGAAGGATATTAAACCCTCGGAGGAACTAAAGAAGGAAATTATGGATTACGTTAAACGGAAATTAGCTTCACACATGGTTCCAAGGGAAATAGAGTTCGTATCTGAATTGCCACATACTCTAAGCGGGAAGATAATGAGGAGGGTGTTGAAAGCTATTGAGACTAATTCTCAAATAGGAGACGTAAGTACTTTAGAAAATCCTGAGGTTGTGAAGAAGAAGGATAAATAG